From the Candidatus Peregrinibacteria bacterium genome, one window contains:
- the gyrA gene encoding DNA gyrase subunit A: MNSNPQYSLLPSDPLREISKEMEESYLDYAMSVIVSRALPDVRDGLKPVHRRILYAMHRLGLRSGARFRKSAAVVGEVLAKYHPHGDSAVYDAMVRMAQNFSLRYPLVLGQGNFGSIDGDGAAAMRYTEAKMEKITDELVADIEKDTVNFRENYDGTIKEPTVFPSKIPNLLLNGSTGIAVGMATNIPPHNLREVIDGCLLLSGNPEAGIDDLMEHIQGPDFPGGGFIYDKSIIRQAYTTGRGSIIMRAKAEITEEKGRSRIIVHEIPYMVNKSNLVSKMADLVRDKVIIGITDIRDESNREGIRVVIELKKDSFPNKILNQLFKYTQLQESFGCNFIALVDGIQPRLMDLKSILEEFLKHRREVVRRRTEYELRLARERAHILEGLKKAMDHIDEIIALIRGSETKEIAKENLIARFSFTEVQADAILAMRLQTLAGLERKRIEDELAEKLAFIQECEAILADPERIRSILEEELREIREKFGDDRRTVIIPNAIGKMAAIDTIPNEEMIVSLTQSNYIKRFSPSAFKSQGRGGKGIKGATAKEGDEMKMVLHTKNHNDLLYFTSLGRVFQLPVYEIPESSRTAKGQAIVNFLSLQPEETVTAILDSTRETGKWLFFCTRNGVVKKTERESFQNVRKNGLIALGIRDGDELGWVSMCSPGDEITIVTGNGMSIRFSEEEVRSMGRGAAGVRGVRLKGKDTVVEMDVIQNPETSTLLTIMENGLGKMSRLTDFRLQSRGGSGVKCANVTPRTGKVVGAKIMEDEFSGDIILVAKTGQTIRLAAKEIPCRGRATQGVILMRMGKDDGVWGVFKIDATEEEEMDEEAVQNEDQQKLEITEE; the protein is encoded by the coding sequence ATGAACAGTAATCCCCAGTACAGTCTTCTTCCTTCAGACCCCCTTCGAGAAATCTCCAAAGAAATGGAAGAAAGTTATCTGGATTACGCTATGAGCGTTATTGTTTCTCGTGCCCTTCCCGATGTACGCGATGGACTCAAACCTGTACACCGAAGAATTCTCTACGCTATGCATCGATTAGGACTGAGAAGTGGAGCACGTTTTCGAAAATCCGCCGCCGTCGTAGGAGAAGTGCTCGCGAAATATCATCCACATGGAGATAGTGCTGTATACGACGCTATGGTACGTATGGCGCAAAATTTCTCCCTTCGCTATCCACTCGTACTCGGTCAGGGAAACTTTGGATCAATTGATGGAGATGGAGCTGCCGCCATGCGATATACAGAGGCGAAGATGGAGAAGATTACTGATGAACTTGTAGCAGATATCGAAAAAGATACCGTCAATTTTCGAGAAAATTATGATGGTACCATTAAAGAGCCAACTGTTTTTCCGAGCAAAATTCCTAATCTGCTCCTCAACGGCTCCACTGGAATTGCTGTGGGAATGGCAACAAATATTCCGCCACACAACTTACGTGAAGTTATTGACGGGTGTCTTCTTCTTTCAGGAAACCCTGAAGCAGGAATTGATGATTTAATGGAACATATTCAGGGACCAGATTTTCCAGGAGGAGGTTTTATTTACGACAAAAGTATTATTCGCCAAGCCTACACCACTGGACGAGGAAGTATTATTATGCGGGCAAAAGCGGAAATTACAGAAGAAAAAGGTCGTTCGCGCATTATCGTGCACGAAATTCCGTATATGGTGAACAAATCAAATCTTGTTTCGAAAATGGCAGATTTGGTGCGTGACAAGGTGATTATTGGTATTACAGATATTCGAGATGAAAGTAATCGAGAAGGAATTCGCGTTGTTATTGAGCTCAAAAAAGATAGTTTTCCGAACAAAATTCTCAACCAGCTCTTTAAATATACACAACTCCAAGAATCGTTCGGATGCAATTTTATCGCACTCGTCGATGGTATACAACCAAGACTTATGGATCTCAAGAGTATTCTTGAAGAATTTCTCAAACACCGCCGAGAAGTTGTGCGTCGCCGAACGGAATATGAACTGCGATTGGCACGAGAACGAGCGCATATTTTAGAAGGACTCAAGAAAGCAATGGATCATATTGATGAAATTATTGCGCTCATTCGAGGATCGGAAACGAAAGAAATCGCAAAGGAGAACCTTATTGCGCGCTTTTCGTTCACCGAAGTTCAAGCAGATGCCATTCTTGCCATGCGTCTCCAAACTCTTGCCGGACTCGAACGAAAGAGAATTGAAGACGAACTCGCAGAAAAACTCGCCTTTATTCAAGAATGTGAAGCTATTTTGGCAGATCCCGAACGGATTCGCTCCATTCTCGAAGAAGAACTCCGTGAAATTCGAGAAAAGTTTGGAGATGACCGTCGAACCGTAATTATTCCAAATGCTATTGGAAAAATGGCAGCAATCGACACTATTCCAAACGAAGAAATGATTGTGAGTCTTACCCAATCAAACTATATTAAACGATTCTCCCCTTCTGCATTTAAATCACAAGGACGCGGTGGTAAAGGAATAAAAGGAGCAACCGCAAAAGAAGGAGATGAAATGAAAATGGTACTTCACACAAAAAACCATAATGATCTTCTCTATTTTACAAGCTTGGGTCGTGTCTTTCAGCTTCCTGTGTATGAAATTCCAGAATCAAGCCGAACCGCAAAAGGACAAGCAATTGTAAACTTCCTCAGTCTTCAGCCAGAAGAAACGGTAACTGCTATTCTCGACAGCACACGAGAAACAGGAAAGTGGCTTTTCTTCTGTACCCGAAACGGTGTTGTGAAAAAGACAGAAAGGGAATCTTTTCAAAATGTTCGAAAGAATGGGCTTATCGCTCTTGGCATTCGTGATGGTGATGAACTTGGCTGGGTTTCTATGTGTTCTCCTGGAGACGAAATAACTATTGTTACCGGAAATGGCATGTCTATTCGTTTCTCCGAAGAGGAAGTGCGAAGCATGGGGCGAGGTGCTGCAGGAGTACGAGGAGTTCGACTCAAGGGAAAAGATACAGTAGTCGAAATGGATGTTATTCAAAATCCAGAAACATCAACCCTTCTCACTATTATGGAAAACGGACTTGGAAAAATGTCACGCCTCACAGATTTTCGATTACAGTCTCGTGGAGGAAGTGGCGTAAAATGCGCCAATGTAACTCCACGAACCGGAAAAGTAGTGGGAGCAAAAATCATGGAAGACGAATTCTCGGGAGACATTATCCTTGTGGCAAAAACAGGACAAACAATTCGTCTTGCGGCAAAAGAAATCCCTTGTCGTGGACGTGCTACCCAAGGAGTTATCTTGATGCGCATGGGAAAAGATGACGGTGTCTGGGGTGTCTTTAAAATAGATGCAACAGAAGAGGAGGAAATGGATGAGGAAGCAGTGCAAAATGAAGATCAACAGAAGCTGGAGATAACCGAGGAATAA
- a CDS encoding IS1595 family transposase yields the protein MLKHAKISDYKIKKILMCFCEDIDASKTARILEINRRTIDRYFNIFREKITLHAIAQSKESGEFELDESYFGAKRVRGKRGRGAAGKTPVFGILKRDGKVSVTIVKKCSREELLPIIQGKILEGSTIHTDGWRAYDGLILNGYDHYRVYHSHDEFARGKCHVNGIESFWSFAKRRLSKFNGIASHKFNLHLKECEFRWNYKDQNLYDKMLKILKKF from the coding sequence ATGCTTAAACACGCCAAAATATCAGACTACAAAATAAAAAAAATATTGATGTGTTTTTGTGAAGATATCGATGCCTCAAAAACAGCAAGAATTCTAGAAATAAATCGAAGGACTATTGATCGGTATTTTAATATCTTCCGAGAAAAAATAACTCTTCACGCCATCGCTCAAAGTAAGGAATCTGGAGAGTTTGAACTTGATGAAAGTTATTTTGGAGCTAAAAGAGTACGAGGTAAAAGAGGAAGAGGGGCAGCCGGAAAAACACCAGTCTTTGGTATACTTAAACGAGACGGAAAAGTATCAGTAACCATCGTAAAGAAATGCAGTAGAGAAGAGTTATTGCCTATCATACAGGGAAAAATACTCGAAGGTTCCACTATCCACACCGATGGCTGGAGGGCTTATGACGGACTCATTCTAAATGGGTATGATCACTATCGTGTCTACCATTCCCATGATGAATTTGCTCGAGGAAAATGCCATGTGAATGGCATAGAATCTTTCTGGTCATTTGCCAAGAGAAGACTCTCTAAATTCAACGGTATTGCTTCTCATAAGTTTAATCTTCATCTGAAAGAATGTGAGTTCCGATGGAACTATAAAGATCAGAATCTTTATGATAAAATGCTAAAGATTTTGAAGAAATTTTAA
- the rny gene encoding ribonuclease Y → MPQSFFNDPASLLIVAAFLIFGIAAGYFFKREDLRKRQLELEAENEKKVREAEKKVHESEKRARDIEHEATSRSKDMIAEAKEEAVQIRQEVEKMEARIEQKEEDLSKKVQEVERQRLSLVDQEKEIVQEKDRLQEMIMEETVKIEKIAKLSQEEAEQRLYGIIEQKKEKLLVERMKRAEREIEEVADEKAREAIVQAIQKYASEVTSDTTQTVVQLESDEMKGRIIGREGRNINAFERCTGVDVIVDDTPGVVIITGFDLLRRFIAKKSLEKLLEDGRVHPARIEEVVQKTTKEIEKMIRDFGEKALEETGITGVAPEIVKILGRLRFRTSHGQNVLKHSIEVAFLAEELANQVGANAERAKMAALFHDLGKAVSHEIGGKHALISGEIGRKFGLDPLVINAMEAHHEDIEKLCPEAYIVQAADAISASRPGARRDTTELYVKRLKQQEEIVRSFSGVTKCYVMSAGRDMWVFVNPEEVTDLGAQKMSQDIAERLRNELTFPGEIKIIVFRETRAETIAR, encoded by the coding sequence ATGCCACAGAGTTTTTTTAATGACCCAGCTTCACTCCTTATTGTTGCCGCGTTTCTTATTTTTGGAATTGCCGCCGGCTATTTCTTTAAGCGAGAAGACCTTCGCAAAAGACAACTTGAGCTTGAAGCAGAAAATGAAAAAAAGGTTCGTGAAGCCGAAAAAAAGGTTCACGAAAGCGAAAAACGTGCCCGTGATATAGAACACGAGGCAACTTCCCGATCAAAGGATATGATTGCGGAAGCAAAAGAAGAAGCTGTGCAGATTCGTCAAGAAGTAGAAAAGATGGAAGCGCGAATTGAACAAAAAGAGGAAGATCTCAGCAAAAAAGTGCAAGAAGTTGAACGCCAACGTCTTTCGCTCGTTGATCAAGAAAAAGAAATAGTTCAGGAAAAAGATCGACTTCAGGAAATGATCATGGAGGAAACAGTAAAAATTGAAAAAATAGCAAAATTAAGTCAAGAAGAGGCAGAACAGAGACTCTACGGCATTATTGAGCAGAAAAAAGAAAAACTTCTCGTTGAGCGCATGAAACGAGCGGAAAGAGAAATAGAGGAAGTTGCCGATGAAAAAGCACGAGAGGCTATCGTGCAAGCCATTCAAAAATACGCATCTGAAGTGACGAGTGACACCACACAAACCGTTGTTCAGCTTGAAAGCGATGAAATGAAAGGACGCATCATTGGACGAGAAGGGCGCAATATTAATGCCTTTGAGCGATGCACTGGAGTGGATGTCATTGTGGATGACACCCCTGGAGTTGTTATTATCACAGGATTCGACCTTTTACGACGATTTATCGCCAAAAAGTCACTTGAAAAACTTCTTGAAGATGGACGTGTTCATCCTGCTCGTATCGAAGAAGTAGTGCAGAAAACAACGAAAGAAATTGAAAAAATGATTCGCGATTTTGGAGAAAAAGCACTGGAAGAAACTGGGATCACTGGAGTTGCTCCAGAAATTGTAAAAATCCTCGGTCGCCTTCGCTTTCGTACGAGTCACGGACAAAACGTGCTCAAACACTCCATTGAGGTGGCATTTTTGGCGGAAGAACTTGCGAATCAAGTTGGTGCCAACGCAGAACGTGCCAAAATGGCGGCACTCTTCCATGATCTCGGAAAAGCAGTAAGTCATGAAATTGGCGGAAAACATGCCTTGATTTCTGGAGAAATTGGAAGGAAATTTGGTCTCGATCCGCTGGTTATCAATGCCATGGAAGCGCATCACGAAGATATCGAAAAATTGTGTCCAGAAGCGTATATTGTCCAAGCGGCAGATGCTATTTCTGCAAGTCGACCAGGCGCACGCAGAGACACAACAGAACTGTATGTCAAGCGTCTCAAACAACAAGAAGAGATTGTTCGTTCTTTTTCGGGAGTTACAAAATGTTACGTTATGAGCGCCGGACGAGATATGTGGGTTTTTGTGAACCCCGAAGAAGTAACAGATTTAGGAGCGCAAAAAATGTCACAAGATATTGCAGAAAGACTGAGGAATGAGCTCACCTTTCCAGGAGAAATCAAAATCATTGTCTTTCGAGAAACTCGTGCTGAAACCATCGCACGGTAA